One Apodemus sylvaticus chromosome 23, mApoSyl1.1, whole genome shotgun sequence genomic window carries:
- the LOC127673502 gene encoding histocompatibility antigen 60b-like, which yields MAKAATTKWNLFLILLNSLGTALSTGTDSLIVKYRTLLGQCSVNEKLLLHLGDGKQKGNDTELCPPLSKSLKETFQELWSLQSGNDALNVTIQSQYKQGKFIDGHWAINTEKYSIYFYPSNDTWRESHSDDSSVSELWKNKKEVEQDFSKFSKGDVCDCLKKWWPHSREMPSK from the exons ATGGCAAAGGCAGCAACCACCAAGTGGAATCTTTTCCTTATTCTGCTGAATTCTCTGGGGACCGCGCTGTCAACTG GTACCGACTCTCTCATTGTCAAGTATCGAACCTTACTTGGACAGTGCTCAGTGAATGAAAAGCTTCTCCTTCATCTTGGTGATGGAAAACAGAAGGGAAATGACACTGAGCTGTGTCCTCCTTTGTCAAAAAGCCTCAAAGAGACTTTCCAAGAGCTGTGGAGCCTGCAGTCAG GTAATGACGCCTTGAACGTCACCATACAATCTCAATATAAACAAGGAAAATTCATTGATGGACACTGGGCCATCAACACTGAGAAGTATAGCATCTACTTTTATCCATCTAATGACACCTGGAGAGAGAGTCATTCTGATGACAGCAGTGTCTCGGAGCTGtggaaaaacaagaaggaagtagAACAAGATTTCAGTAAATTCTCCAAAGGAGATGTCTGTGACTGCCTCAAGAAATGGTGGCCACACTCCAGAGAAATGCCAAGTAAGTAG